A region of Candidatus Methylomirabilota bacterium DNA encodes the following proteins:
- a CDS encoding hydantoinase B/oxoprolinase family protein, producing the protein MIDPITLEVLRESFVSIVREMRVTLVRTAYSSILYEGEDFSCVLMDGHAQIVAMSKGQDHPLHIVPIAWSMRAVREKFGADINPGDIFLHNDPYTGGTHLNDVAMILPLFAPGEIGAAELFVFPVVRAHWGDVGGMSPGSLSGGATEIFQEGVRIPPIRIVDRGRPNDAALELIFANMRGRRERQGDFQAMIGTCRKAAERIEALAARYGASTVREAVAELMDRAEARMRHAIGELPDGTYVYEAHLESGRERLEPLTVRARVIVAGDAITVDLTGTSPQTAGPTNVGPAMAPTGAFTIIKSFLDPGSDVNSGAFRPLTVITPPGTIVNASLPAPCGGMVEVKYCVETAVMGALGQALGGRVTGDLKGGGNHCYVGGPDPRTGETFIFYEYPAGGTGAHADGDGNNSVRTWTESDMTTLQPIEAVEQLYPVRIESTALREDSGGPGRWRGGLGLRREVRIRTAGSSLSVLAEKAVLPPFGVSGGASGATNHFWVRRGDRAIEPSPLPGKVGGFPIEPDDVVVMESSGGGGFGDALTRNLDAVAADLAEGYVTPAAAEGIYGVVLRDGAIDAEASARRRAILRDARPLVRLAAVPDLETERGRAIRLDAGTAARLGVGAGAVVELVNPAGAPLRAWVESVVPGDGRVAQVPPVALRMLALAEGAEVEIRAVHSGTLGGPAKR; encoded by the coding sequence ATGATCGATCCCATCACGCTCGAGGTCCTGCGCGAGTCTTTCGTCTCGATCGTGCGGGAGATGCGCGTCACGCTTGTGCGCACCGCGTACTCGTCCATCCTCTACGAGGGCGAGGATTTCTCCTGCGTCCTCATGGACGGCCACGCCCAGATCGTGGCCATGTCCAAGGGCCAGGACCACCCGCTCCACATCGTGCCCATCGCATGGTCGATGCGCGCGGTCCGCGAGAAGTTCGGCGCCGACATCAACCCAGGTGACATCTTTCTGCACAACGATCCTTACACCGGCGGTACCCATCTGAACGACGTGGCGATGATCCTCCCGCTCTTCGCTCCCGGAGAGATCGGCGCCGCCGAGCTCTTCGTCTTCCCGGTGGTGCGCGCCCACTGGGGCGACGTCGGCGGGATGAGCCCGGGCAGCCTCTCCGGCGGGGCGACGGAGATCTTCCAGGAGGGCGTCCGCATTCCCCCGATCCGGATCGTGGACCGGGGCCGGCCCAACGACGCCGCCCTCGAGCTGATCTTCGCCAACATGCGGGGGCGCCGCGAGAGGCAGGGCGACTTCCAGGCCATGATCGGCACCTGCCGGAAGGCGGCGGAGCGCATCGAGGCGCTGGCCGCGCGCTACGGCGCGTCGACGGTGCGCGAGGCCGTGGCGGAGCTGATGGACCGGGCCGAGGCGCGCATGCGGCACGCTATCGGGGAGCTGCCCGACGGCACCTACGTCTACGAGGCGCATCTCGAGAGTGGGCGCGAGCGGCTCGAGCCGCTCACCGTGCGCGCTCGGGTGATCGTCGCGGGCGATGCCATCACCGTCGACCTCACCGGCACGTCGCCGCAGACCGCGGGGCCCACCAACGTCGGCCCCGCCATGGCGCCGACGGGCGCGTTCACCATCATCAAGTCCTTTCTCGACCCGGGCAGCGACGTCAACTCCGGCGCCTTCCGCCCGCTCACCGTGATCACTCCGCCCGGCACCATCGTCAACGCCAGCCTGCCCGCGCCCTGCGGCGGCATGGTCGAGGTGAAGTACTGCGTCGAGACAGCGGTGATGGGCGCGCTCGGCCAGGCCCTCGGCGGCCGCGTGACCGGAGATCTCAAGGGCGGCGGCAACCACTGCTATGTCGGCGGGCCCGACCCACGCACCGGCGAGACGTTCATTTTCTACGAGTATCCCGCGGGCGGGACGGGCGCCCACGCGGACGGCGATGGCAACAACTCCGTGCGCACGTGGACCGAGAGCGACATGACCACGCTCCAGCCCATCGAGGCCGTGGAGCAGCTCTACCCGGTGCGCATCGAGAGCACCGCGCTGCGCGAGGACTCCGGCGGGCCCGGCCGGTGGCGCGGGGGCTTGGGGCTCAGGCGCGAGGTGCGCATCCGGACGGCGGGCAGCAGCTTGTCCGTCCTTGCCGAGAAGGCGGTGCTGCCGCCCTTCGGTGTGAGCGGCGGCGCGTCAGGCGCGACGAATCACTTCTGGGTGCGCCGGGGCGACCGCGCCATCGAGCCTTCTCCGCTGCCGGGCAAGGTGGGCGGCTTCCCCATCGAGCCTGACGACGTGGTGGTGATGGAGAGCTCGGGGGGCGGCGGATTCGGCGACGCTCTGACGCGCAATCTCGATGCCGTCGCCGCGGACCTCGCCGAGGGCTACGTCACCCCCGCGGCGGCCGAGGGGATCTATGGCGTCGTGCTCCGCGACGGCGCGATCGACGCCGAGGCAAGCGCCCGGCGCCGCGCTATCCTGCGCGACGCGCGGCCGCTAGTGCGCCTCGCCGCGGTGCCGGACCTCGAGACGGAGCGGGGGCGGGCCATCCGTCTCGATGCCGGCACCGCCGCGCGTCTCGGTGTCGGCGCGGGCGCCGTGGTCGAGCTGGTGAACCCGGCTGGCGCTCCGCTACGGGCCTGGGTCGAAAGCGTGGTTCCCGGCGACGGCCGCGTCGCCCAAGTGCCACCTGTCGCCTTGCGCATGCTCGCGCTGGCCGAGGGAGCCGAGGTCGAGATACGCGCTGTCCACAGCGGGACGCTCGGCGGCCCCGCGAAACGCTGA
- a CDS encoding hydantoinase/oxoprolinase family protein translates to MPAMFLIGIDVGGTFTDLTAIDEATGRVVVTKVPSERRREAAAVLTGLRTLGIESRDVRRVVHGTTVGTNAVLERRGAPVAVLTTAGFRDLIEIGRTKRNIPALFVPTFVRPKPVVDRKSRFEVTERLNADGSVLVPLDMGSVDRALDAALATGAEAVAVCLLHAYLNPAHEHAIADAAKGKRPGLPVSCSADVVAEYREFERFSTTVLNAYLQPLMDVYLAGLEERLLAAGYTHGVLTVGSSGGMMTTETARRLPIRTIFSGPAGGVSQACHLGAVSGPRDFITYDMGGTSTDVCLVRDLTLVMTSDSMVGAFPVKVPQIDMHTVGAGGGSIAWLELDGSLQVGPRSAGASPGPAAYGLGGTEPTVTDANVVLGRIGTSRRLGGSITIDPGRAREAVAALARRIGGLDVEPLAEGIIRIAVARMTSAIREISIQRGHDPRDFTLIAFGGAGPMHALALAEEIGISRVLVPRHPGNFSALGLLASDIKHDDVRTRVGPLRERAPVINALFAEMETGARRQLELEGFGPEAQRLLRSLDLRYRGQAFELNIGAASDLDKAAGLEAIEDAFHREHRSVYGHENRAGTIELVNARLTAYGLVAKPAADRYRSASVSMDQALIERRPIWFGGAPVDCPVWERERLPERARLAGPAIVEEFGATTVLLPGWAGVVDAHGNILIERVAAP, encoded by the coding sequence ATGCCGGCCATGTTCCTGATCGGCATCGACGTGGGCGGCACGTTCACCGATCTCACCGCGATCGACGAGGCCACCGGCCGCGTGGTGGTCACCAAGGTGCCGTCGGAGCGGCGCCGCGAGGCGGCGGCAGTCCTCACCGGCCTCCGTACCCTCGGCATCGAGAGCCGCGACGTTCGGCGGGTGGTCCACGGGACGACGGTCGGCACCAACGCGGTGCTCGAGCGGCGGGGCGCTCCCGTCGCGGTCCTCACCACCGCGGGCTTCCGCGACCTCATCGAGATCGGCCGCACCAAGCGCAATATCCCCGCGCTGTTCGTGCCGACCTTCGTGCGCCCCAAGCCGGTGGTCGACCGCAAGAGCCGGTTCGAGGTGACGGAGCGGCTCAACGCCGACGGCTCTGTGCTGGTGCCGCTCGACATGGGATCCGTGGACCGCGCGCTCGACGCCGCTCTCGCCACCGGCGCCGAGGCCGTGGCCGTCTGCCTGCTTCACGCGTATCTCAACCCGGCGCACGAGCACGCGATCGCGGATGCGGCGAAGGGCAAGCGCCCCGGCCTGCCCGTGTCCTGCTCGGCCGACGTCGTGGCGGAGTACCGCGAGTTCGAGCGCTTCTCGACCACGGTTCTGAACGCCTACCTCCAGCCGCTGATGGACGTCTACCTTGCCGGGCTCGAGGAGCGCCTGCTCGCGGCCGGCTATACGCATGGCGTCCTCACCGTCGGCTCCTCCGGCGGCATGATGACCACCGAGACGGCGCGGCGCCTGCCCATCCGGACCATTTTCTCCGGGCCCGCCGGCGGCGTCAGCCAGGCCTGCCACCTGGGGGCGGTCTCGGGACCTCGTGATTTCATCACGTACGACATGGGCGGGACGTCCACCGACGTCTGCCTCGTCCGAGACCTCACGCTGGTGATGACCTCGGACAGCATGGTGGGCGCCTTCCCCGTCAAGGTGCCGCAGATTGATATGCACACGGTGGGCGCCGGCGGGGGCTCGATCGCGTGGCTCGAGCTTGACGGAAGCCTCCAGGTCGGCCCCAGGAGCGCGGGCGCGTCTCCCGGGCCGGCGGCGTACGGTCTCGGGGGCACGGAGCCCACGGTCACCGACGCGAACGTGGTGCTGGGGCGCATCGGGACGAGCCGGCGGCTCGGCGGCAGCATCACGATCGACCCCGGCCGGGCGCGCGAGGCCGTCGCCGCGCTGGCCCGCCGCATCGGAGGACTCGACGTCGAGCCGCTGGCCGAGGGCATCATCCGCATCGCCGTGGCGCGGATGACGTCGGCCATCCGCGAGATCTCGATCCAGCGCGGCCACGACCCCCGCGACTTCACCCTGATCGCCTTCGGCGGCGCCGGCCCCATGCACGCGTTGGCGCTCGCCGAGGAGATCGGCATTTCGCGAGTCCTGGTCCCGCGTCATCCGGGAAACTTCTCGGCGTTGGGCCTCCTCGCCTCGGACATCAAGCACGACGACGTCCGGACGCGCGTCGGCCCGCTCCGGGAGCGGGCGCCGGTGATCAACGCGCTGTTTGCCGAGATGGAGACGGGAGCACGACGTCAGCTCGAGCTGGAGGGCTTCGGCCCGGAGGCGCAGCGGCTGCTCCGCTCGCTCGACCTGCGCTACCGCGGCCAGGCGTTCGAGTTGAATATCGGCGCGGCAAGTGATCTCGACAAGGCTGCGGGCTTGGAGGCGATCGAGGACGCCTTTCACCGGGAGCACAGGAGCGTGTACGGCCACGAGAACCGCGCCGGGACCATCGAGCTGGTCAATGCGCGGCTTACCGCCTATGGCTTGGTCGCCAAGCCCGCCGCCGATCGCTATCGGAGTGCCAGCGTCTCGATGGACCAGGCGCTGATCGAGCGACGCCCCATATGGTTCGGGGGCGCGCCCGTGGACTGTCCCGTCTGGGAGCGGGAGCGCCTGCCCGAGCGCGCGCGACTCGCCGGCCCTGCCATCGTGGAAGAGTTCGGCGCGACTACGGTGCTGCTCCCGGGTTGGGCCGGCGTGGTCGACGCGCACGGCAACATCCTGATCGAGCGGGTGGCCGCGCCATGA
- a CDS encoding aminotransferase class III-fold pyridoxal phosphate-dependent enzyme has product MAETTRTRSARETELLEHAKRRLPGGVLGTSRYAEDAAFVVKHGKGSKIYDVSGREYIDYVLASGPLILGHAHPAVVAAVRAQIEGGSTYFMINEPIIQLAEEICQAVPCAEQVRFTSTGSEATFFALRVARTYRQRDKILKFEGGYHGAHDYSMMSSAPRSPKAFPAPVPDSSGIPHALEAEVLIAPFNDLGTVEGIIATHADELAAVIVEPFQRLIPPQPGFLQGLREITRRHGVLLVFDEVVTGFRLAYGGAQEYYGVVPDLAAVGKIVGGGFPLAAVCGSEELMRPFDPEYDGKGDFISQSGTLNGNPIAAVAGLATLAELRKPGAYDTIHTTGKRLMAGLSELVQKAGLPAQVVGEPVVFDILFTDEPVVDYRSVQKADGALAKAFTTELIKRGVVKNTQKMYISLVHGADDVAKTLEACEDALKVLPKKKTRDGGSR; this is encoded by the coding sequence ATGGCCGAGACGACCCGAACCCGATCCGCCCGAGAAACCGAGCTTCTGGAGCACGCCAAGCGGCGCCTGCCCGGCGGCGTGCTGGGCACATCCCGGTACGCGGAGGACGCCGCCTTCGTCGTCAAGCACGGCAAGGGCTCGAAGATCTACGACGTCAGCGGGCGCGAGTACATCGACTACGTCCTCGCCTCGGGCCCGCTCATTCTCGGCCACGCGCATCCGGCGGTGGTCGCCGCGGTGCGCGCGCAGATCGAGGGCGGCAGCACGTACTTCATGATCAACGAGCCCATCATCCAGCTGGCCGAGGAGATCTGCCAGGCGGTGCCGTGCGCCGAACAGGTGCGCTTCACCTCCACGGGCTCGGAGGCGACCTTTTTCGCTCTACGAGTCGCCCGCACGTATCGCCAGCGCGACAAGATCCTGAAGTTCGAGGGCGGCTACCACGGCGCCCACGACTATTCCATGATGAGCTCGGCCCCGCGCTCGCCCAAGGCCTTCCCCGCTCCCGTGCCCGACTCGTCGGGCATCCCCCACGCGCTCGAGGCCGAGGTGCTGATCGCGCCGTTCAACGATCTCGGCACGGTGGAGGGCATCATCGCCACGCACGCCGACGAGCTGGCCGCGGTCATCGTCGAGCCGTTTCAGCGCCTCATTCCGCCCCAGCCCGGCTTCCTGCAGGGGCTGCGAGAGATCACCCGCCGCCACGGCGTGCTCCTGGTGTTCGACGAGGTGGTGACGGGATTTCGCCTGGCCTACGGCGGCGCCCAGGAGTATTACGGCGTCGTGCCCGACCTCGCCGCCGTCGGCAAGATCGTGGGCGGCGGCTTCCCGCTGGCCGCCGTGTGCGGCTCCGAGGAGCTGATGCGCCCCTTCGATCCGGAATACGACGGCAAGGGAGACTTCATCTCGCAGTCCGGCACGCTGAACGGCAACCCTATTGCCGCGGTGGCCGGCCTCGCCACCCTCGCCGAGCTGCGCAAGCCCGGCGCCTACGACACCATCCACACCACCGGCAAGCGCCTCATGGCTGGCCTGAGCGAGCTCGTGCAGAAGGCGGGATTGCCCGCCCAGGTGGTCGGCGAGCCCGTGGTCTTCGACATCCTCTTCACCGATGAGCCCGTGGTGGATTACCGCTCGGTCCAGAAGGCGGACGGCGCGCTCGCCAAGGCCTTCACCACCGAGCTGATCAAGCGCGGCGTGGTGAAGAACACGCAAAAGATGTACATCTCGCTCGTGCATGGAGCGGACGACGTGGCCAAGACGCTCGAGGCCTGCGAGGACGCGCTCAAGGTCCTTCCCAAGAAGAAGACCCGGGACGGAGGATCTCGATGA
- a CDS encoding ABC transporter substrate-binding protein, protein MTTARRAAAMIASLALALGLVSGVVGAQPTGTLLVGLVAEPVNLDPAQVTDLNSNRVGRRIVEGLVTFPEESTQVVPGLAESWTISKDGLQYTFKLRSGVKFHDGTPLNAEAVKFSIERQINTEHPAYKLGKYPFANFFFGNVKAVEVLSSERVAFLLKEPRASFLAILTSGAASIVSPTAAMKWGPDYPSHPVGTGPFRFASWDRGQRVVLEKNPSYWKYPVKIERAIYRPIVEDQARLTELLTGQLDLIVGVPADFVGPLEKDPKVTVLKQTGAHVWYLGMNNQKKPFDDKRVRQALNYAVNKDAIVRDVLKGTGSLSKGPVLPGTWGADASLKAYPYDPERAKKLLAEAGYPNGFTTTLWVPESGSGMQAPVAMSTVMQSNMKAVGVNVTLQTMEWGAYLTKLRSKEQELFALSWMAGTEDPDMVMYPLLHSSQWTPVGPNRALYKNTRFDELLQQARLTTDQAKRAQLYREAQRILVDDAPWVFVDHEIQIAAFAKRVQGFKLHPSFDLRVETISLK, encoded by the coding sequence ATGACCACAGCACGTCGCGCGGCAGCAATGATCGCCTCTCTCGCGCTGGCCCTGGGTCTCGTCTCCGGGGTGGTTGGAGCGCAACCCACCGGCACGCTCCTGGTCGGGCTCGTCGCCGAGCCGGTGAATCTCGACCCCGCGCAGGTGACCGATCTCAACTCGAACCGCGTGGGCCGCCGCATCGTCGAGGGCCTCGTGACCTTCCCCGAGGAGAGCACCCAGGTCGTGCCGGGTCTCGCGGAGTCATGGACGATCTCGAAAGACGGCCTCCAGTACACCTTCAAGCTCCGGAGCGGCGTCAAGTTCCACGACGGCACGCCGCTCAACGCGGAAGCCGTCAAGTTCTCCATCGAGCGCCAGATCAACACCGAGCACCCGGCCTACAAGCTCGGCAAGTACCCCTTCGCCAACTTCTTCTTCGGCAACGTCAAGGCCGTCGAGGTGCTGAGCAGCGAGCGCGTGGCCTTCCTCCTCAAGGAGCCGCGCGCGTCCTTCCTGGCCATCCTGACTTCGGGCGCCGCCTCCATCGTGAGCCCGACGGCAGCGATGAAGTGGGGCCCCGACTATCCAAGCCATCCCGTGGGCACGGGGCCCTTCCGCTTCGCCTCCTGGGACCGCGGCCAGCGCGTGGTCCTCGAGAAGAACCCGAGCTACTGGAAGTATCCGGTCAAGATCGAGCGCGCCATCTACCGGCCGATCGTGGAAGACCAGGCGCGCCTGACGGAGCTTCTCACGGGCCAGCTCGATCTGATCGTCGGCGTGCCCGCCGATTTCGTCGGCCCGCTCGAGAAGGACCCGAAGGTGACGGTCCTCAAGCAGACGGGCGCGCACGTCTGGTACCTCGGCATGAACAACCAGAAGAAGCCCTTCGACGACAAGCGCGTCCGCCAGGCGCTCAACTACGCTGTCAACAAGGACGCGATCGTGCGCGACGTGCTGAAGGGCACGGGCTCGCTCTCGAAGGGCCCGGTGCTGCCGGGCACGTGGGGCGCCGACGCTTCGCTCAAGGCGTATCCGTACGATCCCGAGCGCGCGAAGAAGCTCCTGGCCGAGGCGGGCTACCCGAACGGCTTCACGACGACACTCTGGGTGCCCGAGTCGGGCTCGGGCATGCAGGCGCCCGTCGCCATGTCCACCGTGATGCAGTCGAACATGAAGGCCGTCGGCGTGAACGTGACGCTCCAAACGATGGAGTGGGGCGCGTACCTGACCAAGCTGCGCTCGAAGGAGCAGGAGCTCTTCGCACTGTCCTGGATGGCGGGGACGGAAGACCCCGACATGGTCATGTACCCGCTGCTCCATTCCAGCCAGTGGACGCCCGTCGGTCCGAACCGCGCGCTCTACAAGAACACGCGCTTCGACGAGCTGCTCCAGCAGGCTCGCCTCACGACCGACCAGGCCAAGCGCGCCCAGCTCTACCGCGAGGCCCAGCGCATCCTGGTGGACGACGCGCCGTGGGTCTTCGTCGACCACGAGATCCAGATCGCCGCCTTCGCCAAGCGCGTGCAGGGCTTCAAGCTCCACCCGAGCTTCGACCTGCGCGTGGAGACGATCTCGCTCAAGTGA
- a CDS encoding ABC transporter permease — MRRYVARRLLLLVPVLVGVSIVVFMVLHLSPGDPAEIMLGSQATQEDLARLRSELGLTEPLHIQYLRWVSHVARGDLGRSLWMRRPVLDEVLHRYKATLVLTASALFLSTLGGIVLGVLSAVRRDSLLDRLSAVTSLFGASMPVFWLGIVLMVVFSLWLRWLPASGMWAPYGGGDLADLAAHLVLPAVTLAAASLTIIARLTRSTMLDILSQDYIRTARAKGLVEGRVVFRHGLKNALIPIITVVGVQAGYLLGGAVLTETVFAWPGVGLLMVQGILARDFPLVQGCVLVIALTFVLINLAVDLLYAYLDPRIQYE; from the coding sequence GTGAGGCGCTACGTCGCGCGCCGGCTCCTGCTGCTGGTGCCGGTGCTGGTGGGCGTCTCGATCGTGGTCTTCATGGTGCTGCACCTCTCGCCGGGCGACCCGGCCGAGATCATGCTGGGCTCCCAGGCGACGCAGGAAGACCTGGCGCGCCTGCGCTCAGAGCTCGGGCTGACCGAGCCCCTCCATATCCAATACCTCCGCTGGGTCAGCCATGTCGCCCGCGGCGACCTCGGCCGCTCGCTCTGGATGCGGCGCCCCGTGCTGGACGAAGTCCTCCACCGCTACAAGGCGACGCTCGTGCTCACGGCGAGCGCGCTCTTTCTCTCCACGCTCGGCGGCATCGTCCTGGGCGTCCTCTCGGCGGTGCGCCGGGATTCCCTCCTCGACCGGCTGAGCGCCGTCACGTCGCTCTTCGGTGCCAGCATGCCCGTCTTCTGGCTTGGGATCGTTCTCATGGTGGTCTTCTCGCTGTGGCTCCGCTGGCTGCCCGCCTCGGGCATGTGGGCGCCCTACGGCGGCGGCGATCTCGCCGACCTGGCGGCGCACCTCGTCCTGCCCGCGGTGACGCTGGCCGCGGCCTCGCTGACGATCATCGCCCGGCTCACGCGCAGCACGATGCTCGACATCCTGAGCCAGGACTACATCCGCACGGCGCGCGCCAAGGGGCTGGTCGAAGGGCGCGTCGTCTTCCGCCACGGGCTCAAGAACGCGCTGATCCCCATCATCACCGTGGTCGGCGTGCAGGCGGGCTATCTGCTGGGCGGCGCCGTGCTGACGGAGACCGTCTTCGCCTGGCCCGGTGTCGGGCTCCTCATGGTGCAGGGCATCCTGGCGCGAGATTTTCCCCTCGTGCAGGGGTGCGTTCTCGTCATCGCGCTCACCTTCGTCCTGATCAACCTGGCCGTCGATCTCCTCTACGCCTACCTCGACCCGCGCATCCAGTATGAGTAG
- a CDS encoding ABC transporter permease: MSRRFGRNRLATLALLVIVGVVLAALLAPLLPLADPDTVDTPNRLRPPLTQGHPLGTDEFGRDLLSRLVWGARISLLAGATTAAAAMLFGVVLGVFGGYYSGWPETVIMRLTDILMAFPYILLAIAIVAGLGPGLRNAMIAIAIVGFPIYTRLVRGIVLSVRGLEFVEAARALGSPDRLILVRHIVPQLISPVVVAFSLDVGAKILATAGLSFLGLGTQPPTADWGSMLATGRQFVILSPHVVLLPGLAIFVIVLALNLVGDALRDLLDPRTYSR; this comes from the coding sequence ATGAGTAGGCGCTTCGGCCGGAACCGCCTGGCGACGCTCGCCCTGCTCGTCATCGTGGGCGTGGTGCTGGCTGCGCTCCTGGCTCCGCTGCTGCCGCTCGCCGACCCCGACACCGTGGACACGCCGAACCGTCTACGGCCGCCGCTCACACAAGGGCATCCGCTCGGCACGGACGAGTTCGGCCGCGATCTCCTCTCGCGCCTCGTCTGGGGCGCCCGCATTTCGCTCCTGGCGGGCGCCACCACTGCCGCCGCGGCGATGCTGTTCGGCGTGGTGCTCGGGGTCTTCGGCGGCTACTACTCGGGCTGGCCGGAGACGGTCATCATGCGGCTCACCGATATCCTGATGGCCTTCCCGTACATCCTGCTGGCCATCGCCATCGTGGCGGGGCTGGGCCCGGGCCTCCGCAACGCGATGATCGCCATCGCCATCGTGGGCTTCCCCATCTACACGCGCCTCGTGCGCGGCATCGTGCTCTCCGTCCGCGGCCTCGAGTTCGTGGAGGCCGCGCGCGCGCTCGGCAGCCCCGACCGCCTGATCCTCGTCCGCCACATCGTGCCGCAGCTCATCTCGCCAGTCGTGGTGGCCTTTAGTCTCGATGTCGGCGCGAAGATCCTCGCCACGGCGGGGCTGTCCTTCCTGGGCCTGGGTACCCAGCCGCCCACGGCCGACTGGGGCAGCATGCTGGCGACGGGCCGGCAGTTCGTCATCCTGAGCCCGCACGTGGTCCTCCTGCCCGGGCTCGCCATCTTCGTGATCGTGCTGGCGCTCAACCTGGTGGGCGACGCCCTGCGCGATCTCCTCGATCCGCGCACGTATTCTCGCTGA
- a CDS encoding type II toxin-antitoxin system prevent-host-death family antitoxin: MTQLTITKAREALLDLPERLAKASDKTVSITRHGRPVLAVLPWELYESIIETLEVLGDPEATAALRSSLEDIRKGRLVSHEVALKRIRG; encoded by the coding sequence ATGACCCAGTTGACGATCACGAAGGCCCGTGAGGCGCTCCTCGATCTACCCGAGCGCCTGGCGAAGGCGTCCGACAAGACGGTGAGCATCACACGGCACGGCCGTCCGGTGTTGGCGGTGCTGCCGTGGGAGCTGTACGAGAGCATCATCGAAACCCTGGAAGTGCTGGGCGATCCCGAGGCAACGGCCGCCCTCCGGTCGAGCCTCGAAGACATCCGAAAGGGACGCCTGGTCAGCCATGAGGTTGCACTGAAGCGTATTCGCGGATGA
- a CDS encoding type II toxin-antitoxin system RelE/ParE family toxin — translation MTAPAYLVKWTETALEMVEAIADRRIRAQIVARVEELTRDPELAGKPLVGELTGYRTIRAAGQRYRIIYRVERRLVTILIVAVGRRKEGDRKDIYELARRLLRQRLLSR, via the coding sequence ATGACCGCCCCGGCCTATCTGGTCAAGTGGACTGAAACCGCCCTCGAGATGGTGGAGGCAATTGCCGACCGGAGGATTCGCGCACAGATCGTCGCGCGCGTCGAAGAGCTGACGAGAGATCCGGAGCTGGCGGGCAAGCCGCTGGTCGGCGAACTGACCGGCTATCGGACGATCCGGGCCGCCGGCCAACGCTATCGGATCATCTACCGCGTGGAGCGCCGGCTGGTGACGATCTTGATTGTGGCAGTCGGTCGGCGTAAGGAGGGCGACAGGAAGGACATCTACGAGCTGGCCCGCCGCCTTCTGCGCCAGCGTCTGCTTAGCCGCTAA